A section of the Mesorhizobium loti genome encodes:
- a CDS encoding TerB family tellurite resistance protein — MAFALLDQIRSIFDGDPGVRKVADDPVLSAELLMLFRMILADGTVSESEMVAFRRICKDAFGIQETSIDAVIEYLNEFGYETNGSQAMALFRDLDVERRKQLARHMAEIAKADSQLAESEVRLLRRTLDLLDISPVDVVKPEE, encoded by the coding sequence ATGGCATTCGCGTTGCTGGACCAGATACGCTCAATCTTCGACGGCGACCCCGGTGTGCGCAAGGTCGCGGACGATCCGGTGCTGTCGGCCGAACTTCTGATGCTTTTCCGCATGATCCTGGCCGACGGAACGGTCAGCGAGAGCGAGATGGTTGCCTTCCGCCGCATCTGCAAGGATGCCTTCGGCATCCAGGAAACCAGCATCGACGCCGTCATCGAATATCTCAACGAGTTCGGCTACGAGACCAACGGCTCGCAAGCGATGGCGCTGTTTCGCGATCTCGACGTCGAACGGCGCAAGCAATTGGCCCGGCACATGGCGGAAATCGCCAAGGCGGATTCGCAACTGGCCGAGAGCGAGGTGCGCCTCTTGCGCCGCACGCTCGACCTGCTCGACATCAGCCCGGTCGATGTGGTGAAGCCGGAAGAATAG
- a CDS encoding ABC transporter ATP-binding protein gives MSLLEIENLSLSIGDTQILKDIELSVAPGEVMGLVGESGSGKSMTALTMMRLLPHAARATGRVSFDGIDILAASEDQMCALRGDDIGMVFQEPMTALNPVKTIGEQVAEGIRWHTRATRAQAEERARKMLDRVGLPSAEFPMSRYPHELSGGQRQRVVIAIACALKPKLLIADEPTTALDVVLQAQILDLLRDLVAESRMGLLLISHDLAVVTEMADRITILRRGEVMEAGDTARTLSEQLHPYTRQLAQASMHVPARARRHDASQGKPLLQVEGVTRDYRGRRASLFRRAPDIRAVDDVSLSMTPGQSVALVGRSGCGKSTLARMILALDRPSSGTIRFRGETITGKSEADLKPARRDMQVVFQDPYGSFDPRQKVEKLVSEPLHVLEKKPTRAERREMVAHALHEVGLDQRDMEKYPHEFSGGQRQRLSIARAIITRPKLVVADEPVSALDVSIRAQILDLFAELNQKLGIAYLFITHDLTVARAITDEVLVMHEGKIVERGKTHEVLDHPQSEAARALVTAAPDLHRAIARKMQEQG, from the coding sequence ATGAGCCTGCTGGAGATCGAGAACCTGTCGTTGTCCATCGGCGACACCCAGATCCTGAAGGACATCGAGCTTTCCGTCGCGCCCGGCGAGGTCATGGGGCTGGTTGGCGAATCCGGCTCCGGCAAATCGATGACCGCGCTGACGATGATGCGTCTTCTTCCCCATGCAGCGCGCGCCACCGGGCGCGTATCGTTCGACGGCATCGATATCCTCGCGGCAAGCGAGGACCAGATGTGCGCGCTGCGCGGCGACGACATCGGCATGGTTTTCCAGGAGCCGATGACGGCGCTGAACCCGGTCAAGACCATCGGCGAACAGGTAGCCGAGGGCATACGCTGGCACACCAGGGCGACGCGCGCGCAAGCCGAAGAGCGGGCGCGCAAAATGCTCGACCGGGTCGGTCTGCCCTCGGCAGAATTCCCGATGTCGCGCTATCCGCACGAACTGTCCGGCGGCCAGCGCCAGCGTGTCGTCATCGCCATCGCCTGCGCCTTGAAACCGAAGCTGCTGATCGCCGACGAGCCGACGACGGCGCTCGACGTCGTGCTGCAGGCGCAAATCCTGGACCTTCTGCGTGACCTCGTCGCGGAGAGCCGTATGGGCCTGCTGCTGATCTCGCACGACCTCGCCGTGGTGACCGAGATGGCCGACCGCATCACCATCCTGCGCCGCGGCGAGGTGATGGAGGCCGGAGACACCGCGCGCACGCTGTCCGAACAACTCCACCCCTACACGCGCCAGCTGGCGCAAGCCTCGATGCATGTGCCGGCACGCGCCAGACGACATGACGCCAGCCAGGGCAAGCCCTTGCTTCAGGTGGAAGGTGTAACCCGCGACTATCGCGGCCGCCGCGCCTCGCTGTTCCGCCGCGCGCCTGACATCCGCGCCGTGGACGATGTCTCGCTGTCGATGACGCCAGGCCAGTCGGTGGCGCTGGTAGGCCGCTCCGGTTGCGGCAAGTCGACGCTCGCGCGCATGATCCTGGCACTGGACCGGCCGAGTTCAGGCACGATCCGGTTTCGCGGCGAAACGATCACCGGCAAGAGCGAGGCCGATTTGAAGCCGGCCCGGCGTGACATGCAGGTTGTCTTCCAGGATCCTTACGGCTCCTTCGACCCGCGCCAGAAGGTCGAGAAACTGGTCTCGGAACCCTTGCATGTGCTGGAGAAAAAACCGACACGCGCCGAGCGCCGCGAGATGGTGGCGCATGCACTGCACGAGGTCGGCCTCGACCAACGCGACATGGAGAAGTACCCGCACGAGTTCTCCGGCGGCCAGCGCCAGCGCCTGTCGATTGCCCGCGCCATCATCACCCGCCCCAAGCTGGTCGTCGCCGACGAGCCGGTCTCGGCGCTCGACGTCTCGATCCGCGCCCAGATCCTCGATCTCTTCGCCGAGCTCAACCAGAAGCTCGGCATCGCCTATCTCTTCATCACCCATGACCTGACCGTCGCCCGTGCCATCACCGACGAGGTGCTGGTGATGCATGAAGGCAAGATCGTCGAGCGCGGCAAGACGCACGAGGTGCTGGACCATCCGCAGTCCGAGGCCGCCAGGGCATTGGTTACCGCGGCCCCCGATTTACACCGAGCGATCGCTCGGAAGATGCAGGAGCAAGGGTGA
- a CDS encoding ABC transporter permease: MTLHLDIPEETFSSILAKAFRNTAFVTGFVVTVLILAMALVSYVWTPYDVTKLIIADKTQGPSLGHWFGTDHFGRDILSMVMVGARNSIAVALVAVGIGMGIGVPLGAFAAARGGLVDEVLMRVNDLVFAFPALLSAIMITAIFGPGAVNAIIAIGIFNIPVFARVARAGALAIWPREFILAARAAGKSSTQISVEHVLPNIATLLLVQGTIQFALGILAEAGLSYLGLGAQPPMPSWGRMLFDAQTRMVVAPWMAIFPGMAIVITVLGLNLLGDGIADILDPKSRRQR, encoded by the coding sequence ATGACCTTGCACCTCGATATCCCCGAGGAGACATTCAGCTCCATTCTGGCCAAGGCGTTCCGAAACACGGCTTTCGTCACCGGCTTCGTCGTCACCGTATTGATCCTGGCGATGGCTTTAGTCTCCTATGTCTGGACGCCATACGACGTGACGAAGCTGATCATTGCGGACAAGACGCAAGGCCCCTCGCTGGGCCACTGGTTCGGCACCGACCATTTCGGCCGCGATATCCTGTCGATGGTCATGGTTGGCGCCCGCAATTCGATCGCCGTGGCGCTGGTCGCGGTCGGCATCGGCATGGGTATCGGCGTGCCGCTCGGCGCCTTTGCCGCGGCACGCGGCGGCTTGGTCGACGAGGTGCTGATGCGCGTCAACGATCTGGTCTTCGCCTTCCCGGCGCTGCTGTCGGCGATCATGATCACCGCCATCTTCGGGCCGGGCGCGGTCAACGCCATCATCGCCATCGGCATCTTCAACATCCCGGTCTTTGCCCGTGTCGCTCGCGCCGGCGCGCTGGCGATCTGGCCGCGCGAATTCATCCTCGCCGCGCGCGCCGCGGGCAAGAGCAGCACGCAGATCAGCGTCGAACATGTGCTGCCCAACATCGCCACGCTGCTGCTGGTCCAGGGCACCATCCAATTCGCGCTGGGTATCCTGGCCGAGGCCGGGCTTTCCTATCTCGGCCTTGGCGCGCAGCCGCCAATGCCGAGTTGGGGCCGCATGCTGTTCGACGCCCAGACCCGCATGGTGGTGGCGCCCTGGATGGCGATCTTCCCCGGCATGGCGATCGTCATCACCGTGCTTGGGCTCAATCTTCTGGGCGACGGCATCGCCGATATTCTCGACCCGAAATCACGGCGGCAGCGATGA
- a CDS encoding ABC transporter permease: protein MTAYLLKRLAISLATLALASIVVFAVLEILPGDPARLMLGMNASADQVELLRNQMGLNAPLAWRYLHWAGGLLSLDFGRSYTYSVPVIDLVRERLAVSLPLALIALALSTLIAIPVGLFSASRRGRAGDTISMGAAQLGVAVPNFWFALMLIYVFAVWLRLVPAGGFPGWGAGIWPALKSLLLPAIALALPQAAILARVTRSALIEVLNEDYIRTARAKGLPYRAVLWRHALRNAMIPVLTILGLQFAFLLAGTIIIENVFYLPGLGRLVFQAITQRDLIVVESVVMLLVAAVIAVNLVVDLSYAVVDPRLRGLQ from the coding sequence ATGACAGCCTACCTGCTCAAGCGCCTCGCCATCTCCCTCGCCACGCTGGCGCTGGCTTCCATCGTGGTGTTCGCGGTGCTGGAGATCCTTCCCGGCGATCCGGCGCGGCTGATGCTGGGCATGAATGCGAGCGCCGACCAGGTGGAGCTTCTGCGTAACCAGATGGGTCTCAACGCGCCGCTGGCTTGGCGTTACCTTCACTGGGCCGGCGGCCTGCTCAGCCTCGATTTCGGCCGCTCCTACACCTACTCGGTGCCGGTCATCGACCTCGTTCGTGAACGCTTGGCCGTCTCCCTGCCGCTGGCGCTGATCGCGCTCGCGCTCTCCACCCTCATCGCCATTCCGGTCGGCCTGTTTTCCGCCAGCCGGCGCGGCCGCGCCGGTGACACGATTTCCATGGGCGCGGCACAGCTTGGCGTCGCAGTGCCCAATTTCTGGTTCGCGCTGATGCTGATTTATGTCTTCGCCGTCTGGCTGCGGCTGGTGCCGGCCGGCGGGTTTCCCGGCTGGGGTGCCGGTATCTGGCCTGCGCTGAAATCGCTACTGCTGCCGGCGATCGCCCTTGCGCTGCCGCAAGCAGCGATCCTGGCGCGCGTCACCCGTTCTGCCCTGATCGAAGTGCTGAACGAGGACTACATCCGCACCGCCCGCGCCAAGGGCCTGCCCTATCGCGCCGTACTGTGGCGGCATGCGCTGCGCAACGCCATGATCCCGGTTCTGACCATCCTTGGCTTGCAATTCGCCTTCCTGCTTGCCGGCACCATCATCATCGAGAACGTCTTCTATTTGCCCGGCCTCGGCCGGCTGGTGTTCCAGGCGATCACGCAGCGCGATTTGATCGTCGTCGAAAGCGTCGTCATGCTGCTGGTCGCCGCCGTCATTGCCGTCAACCTCGTTGTCGACCTTTCCTACGCGGTCGTCGATCCGCGCTTGAGAGGCCTGCAATGA
- a CDS encoding ABC transporter substrate-binding protein, translating into MKLWKTLLAAAVLAVATATSAFAARADLVIGIPLEPPHLDPTAGAAAAIREVTYANVFEGLTRIGPNGEVLPDLAESWTISDDGKVYTFKLHAGVKFHDGADFSADDVKFSLDRARAENSVNAQKQLFAAIDKVDVVDPATVKVTLTHPQGSFLYNMGWGDAVIVSSKSADTNKEKPVGTGPFKFQNWAKGSSITLVKSDHYWGTPAFLEKVEFRIVPDAAAAVPALLSGDIQAFPFFDPDSVSQVKDDPRFKVVVGATEGETILSINNKKPPFDKLQVRQAISYALDRKAIVDGASAGLGLPIGSHMSPANKYYVDLTGRYPHDVAKAKELLKEAGLENGFKATLKLPPTTYARLGGEIIASQLRDVGINLEIIPVEWAQWLEQVFTKKDYDLTIVSHTEPNDIDIYARKDYYFNYDNPAFNKVIADLELTSDEAKRKELYAEAQKILADDAVVGFLYELPKVGVWDAKLQGLWENAPIPANDLTKVKWSE; encoded by the coding sequence ATGAAACTGTGGAAGACCCTTCTGGCCGCTGCCGTGCTGGCGGTCGCAACCGCCACTTCGGCGTTTGCCGCTCGGGCCGATCTTGTCATCGGCATTCCGCTTGAACCACCGCATCTCGACCCGACGGCGGGAGCGGCCGCGGCAATCCGGGAGGTCACCTACGCCAACGTGTTCGAGGGCCTGACCCGGATCGGCCCCAATGGCGAGGTTCTGCCGGATCTCGCCGAAAGCTGGACCATTTCCGATGACGGCAAGGTCTACACCTTCAAGCTGCACGCCGGCGTGAAATTCCACGACGGCGCCGATTTCAGCGCCGACGACGTGAAGTTCTCGCTCGACCGTGCCCGCGCGGAAAATTCCGTCAACGCGCAAAAGCAGCTCTTTGCCGCCATCGACAAGGTCGACGTGGTCGACCCCGCCACCGTGAAGGTGACGCTCACCCACCCGCAGGGCTCGTTCCTCTACAATATGGGCTGGGGCGATGCGGTGATCGTTTCGTCGAAATCCGCCGACACCAACAAGGAAAAGCCCGTTGGCACCGGCCCCTTCAAATTCCAAAACTGGGCCAAGGGCTCGTCGATCACCCTGGTGAAATCAGATCATTACTGGGGCACGCCTGCTTTCCTCGAAAAGGTCGAATTCCGCATCGTTCCCGATGCCGCGGCCGCGGTGCCGGCTCTGCTTTCCGGAGACATCCAGGCTTTCCCCTTCTTCGATCCCGACAGCGTTTCCCAGGTCAAGGATGATCCGCGCTTCAAGGTGGTGGTTGGCGCGACCGAAGGCGAGACCATCCTGTCCATCAACAACAAGAAGCCACCCTTCGACAAGCTGCAGGTCAGGCAGGCGATCTCCTACGCGCTCGATCGCAAGGCGATCGTCGATGGCGCCTCGGCCGGGCTCGGCCTGCCGATCGGCTCGCATATGTCGCCGGCCAACAAATATTATGTCGACCTGACCGGCCGCTATCCGCACGACGTGGCCAAGGCCAAGGAACTCCTCAAGGAGGCGGGACTGGAGAACGGCTTCAAGGCCACGTTGAAGCTGCCGCCGACGACCTATGCGCGGCTCGGCGGCGAGATCATCGCCTCGCAGCTCCGCGATGTCGGCATCAACCTGGAAATCATCCCCGTCGAGTGGGCGCAGTGGCTGGAACAGGTGTTCACCAAGAAGGACTACGACCTGACCATCGTGTCCCATACCGAGCCGAACGACATCGATATCTACGCGCGCAAGGACTACTACTTCAACTACGACAACCCCGCCTTCAACAAGGTCATTGCCGATCTGGAACTGACGTCCGACGAAGCCAAGCGCAAGGAATTGTATGCCGAGGCACAAAAGATCCTGGCCGACGATGCCGTGGTCGGCTTCCTCTACGAACTGCCCAAGGTCGGGGTCTGGGACGCCAAGCTGCAAGGCTTGTGGGAAAACGCCCCGATCCCCGCCAACGACCTGACCAAGGTGAAGTGGAGCGAGTGA
- a CDS encoding acetylornithine deacetylase/succinyl-diaminopimelate desuccinylase family protein, giving the protein MNERLLKAIDDRRDDVVALTADLIRFPTINPPGEAYRPCAEYLGARLRKRGFETEFIRAEGTPGDTDRYPRVNVVARFDGRSPGACVHFNSHIDVVEAGDGWTVDPFAGIVKDGKVYGRGACDMKGGLAASIIAAEAFMDVYPDFPGAIEISGTVDEESGGFGGVAHLAGLGYFSKPKVDHVIIPEPLNKDRICLGHRGVWWAEIETKGEIAHGSMPFLGDNAVRHMGAVLKAFEDELFPALDRKVTRMPVVPEGARRSTMNINSIHGGQTEDFRPGLPSPNVPDSCRLTIDRRFLLEEDLATVKGEVTDILERLKRERKKFDYEIRDLMEVLPLMTERDAPVVKAVAQGIHAIFDREPDYVISPGTYDQKHIARIGHIYDCIAYGPGILDLAHRPDEWVGIEDMVEAAKVMAIGLNVLLRGTTG; this is encoded by the coding sequence ATGAACGAACGACTCCTCAAGGCAATCGATGACAGGCGCGACGATGTCGTCGCGCTGACCGCCGACCTCATCCGTTTTCCGACCATCAACCCACCGGGCGAAGCCTACCGGCCATGCGCCGAATATCTTGGCGCGCGGCTGAGAAAGCGCGGTTTTGAAACCGAATTCATCCGCGCCGAAGGCACGCCCGGCGACACCGACCGCTATCCGCGCGTCAATGTCGTGGCCCGTTTCGACGGCCGCTCGCCCGGTGCCTGCGTCCACTTCAACTCGCATATCGACGTCGTCGAGGCCGGCGACGGCTGGACCGTCGATCCGTTCGCCGGCATCGTCAAGGACGGCAAGGTCTATGGACGTGGCGCCTGCGACATGAAGGGCGGCCTGGCCGCGTCGATCATCGCGGCCGAAGCCTTCATGGACGTTTATCCCGATTTCCCCGGCGCCATCGAAATATCGGGCACGGTCGACGAGGAATCCGGCGGCTTCGGCGGCGTCGCCCATCTGGCCGGCCTCGGCTATTTCTCCAAGCCCAAGGTCGACCACGTCATCATCCCCGAGCCGTTGAACAAGGACCGCATCTGCCTTGGCCACCGCGGTGTCTGGTGGGCGGAGATCGAGACCAAGGGCGAGATCGCGCATGGCTCGATGCCGTTTCTGGGCGACAATGCGGTGCGCCATATGGGCGCCGTGCTGAAGGCTTTCGAGGACGAGTTGTTCCCGGCGCTCGACCGCAAGGTGACGCGCATGCCGGTCGTGCCCGAAGGCGCCAGGCGCTCGACCATGAACATCAATTCCATCCATGGCGGCCAGACCGAGGATTTCCGGCCTGGCCTGCCCTCGCCCAACGTGCCCGATTCCTGTCGGCTGACCATCGACCGCCGCTTCCTGCTCGAGGAAGATCTCGCCACGGTCAAGGGCGAAGTGACCGACATTCTCGAGCGGCTGAAGCGCGAGCGCAAGAAATTCGACTACGAGATCCGCGACCTGATGGAAGTACTGCCGTTGATGACCGAGCGCGACGCGCCGGTGGTCAAGGCCGTGGCGCAAGGCATTCACGCGATCTTCGACCGCGAGCCCGACTACGTCATCTCGCCCGGCACGTACGACCAGAAGCACATTGCCCGCATCGGCCATATTTACGACTGTATCGCCTATGGACCGGGCATTCTCGACCTCGCCCACCGGCCGGACGAGTGGGTCGGCATAGAGGACATGGTGGAAGCGGCCAAGGTGATGGCGATCGGGCTCAACGTGCTGCTGCGCGGCACAACCGGATGA
- a CDS encoding L,D-transpeptidase has translation MKKFFLVAAAMLATALLGTPSASYAAMLEAKIDVSSQTMTVRYGSEVYRWAVSTARSGYFTPRGTYRPQRTAKMWYSRKYDMSPMPYSVFFHGGYAIHGTGAVRQLGRPASHGCVRLHTANAAAFYSMVREVGFGNTRIVVAN, from the coding sequence ATGAAGAAGTTCTTTCTCGTGGCAGCGGCGATGTTGGCAACCGCGCTGTTGGGTACGCCGTCCGCAAGTTACGCGGCGATGTTGGAAGCGAAGATCGACGTGTCGTCGCAGACGATGACGGTGCGGTACGGGTCGGAGGTCTATCGCTGGGCCGTGTCGACCGCCCGCTCGGGTTATTTCACCCCGCGTGGCACATATCGGCCGCAGCGAACCGCCAAGATGTGGTATTCGCGCAAATACGACATGTCGCCGATGCCTTATTCGGTGTTCTTCCATGGTGGATATGCCATCCATGGGACGGGCGCTGTCAGGCAACTCGGCCGTCCGGCCTCGCATGGCTGCGTGCGGCTGCACACGGCCAATGCGGCTGCCTTTTATTCGATGGTGCGGGAAGTGGGCTTCGGCAACACGCGCATTGTCGTGGCGAACTGA
- a CDS encoding lipid A biosynthesis lauroyl acyltransferase codes for MLKKLRRDVKFRYGRQLRQANYWLVARAAMIILSVLRLLPVDSALNFADRVARLIGPRVGRHQVAIDNLRKAYPEKSEDEIEAIASDMWGNMARLAAEYIFLDALFDYDPAASKPGRVEVKGVEHFVEIAAEKQPHIVFTGHLGNFELLPVAAATFGMNITALFRPPNNPYLADYILSTRRSTMGALLPSMAGASFALASVLENGGNIGVLVDQKFSNGLETTFFGRPCQSNRVLGTLARHYDCDVYPARCIRLPGNRFRLEIEDRLVLPRTADGSVDVHATTQMLNDVVERWVREDPGQWMWFHKRWEISNWRRKKRPKPAPAASA; via the coding sequence GTGCTCAAGAAGCTTCGCCGCGACGTCAAATTTCGCTATGGTCGGCAGTTGCGCCAAGCGAACTACTGGCTGGTTGCGCGTGCGGCGATGATCATCCTTTCGGTGCTGCGCCTGTTGCCGGTCGACAGCGCATTGAATTTCGCCGACCGGGTCGCGCGCCTCATTGGCCCCCGGGTCGGACGCCATCAGGTCGCCATCGACAATCTGCGCAAGGCCTATCCGGAAAAGAGCGAGGACGAAATCGAGGCCATCGCCTCCGACATGTGGGGCAACATGGCCCGGCTCGCCGCCGAATACATCTTCCTCGACGCCCTGTTCGACTATGATCCGGCCGCCAGCAAGCCCGGCCGCGTCGAGGTCAAGGGAGTAGAACATTTCGTCGAGATCGCCGCCGAAAAGCAGCCGCATATCGTCTTCACCGGCCATCTCGGCAATTTCGAACTGCTGCCGGTGGCGGCGGCCACTTTCGGCATGAACATCACGGCGCTGTTCCGCCCGCCCAACAACCCATACCTTGCCGACTACATTCTTTCGACGCGGCGCTCGACCATGGGCGCGCTGCTGCCGTCGATGGCGGGGGCCTCGTTTGCCCTGGCCTCCGTGCTGGAAAACGGCGGCAATATCGGCGTCCTTGTCGACCAGAAATTCTCCAACGGCCTGGAGACGACCTTCTTCGGTCGCCCCTGCCAAAGCAACCGGGTGCTCGGCACCCTTGCCCGCCACTATGACTGCGACGTCTATCCGGCGCGTTGCATCAGATTGCCAGGCAACCGCTTCCGGCTCGAGATCGAGGACAGACTGGTCTTGCCGCGTACCGCTGACGGCAGCGTCGACGTCCACGCCACCACCCAGATGCTGAACGATGTGGTCGAACGCTGGGTGCGCGAGGATCCCGGCCAGTGGATGTGGTTTCACAAAAGGTGGGAAATCAGCAACTGGCGGCGCAAGAAGCGGCCGAAGCCGGCTCCTGCCGCAAGCGCCTAG
- a CDS encoding zinc-binding dehydrogenase translates to MRALQLIEDRRLETVDLPPPPPPALGEVTLRIKAVALNHIDVWGWRGMAFAKRKLPLVVGAEASGEVEAVGPGVSSLLPGQLVSIYGARTCGLCRACREGRDNLCEHVSGVHGFHLDGFAQEKINLPARLLVPAPPGVTDIGAAVAPVTFGTVEHMLFDNARLQPGETILVHAGGSGIGSAAIQLAKRMGCTIITTVGSNDKIDKAKALGADHVINYRDDRFEGVVRKLTKKKGVDVVFEHVGADTFAGSMLCLKRGGRLVTCGSTSGVSTQINLMQLFQQQLKLLGSFGCRMENMANAMQKMAAGQVAPVIDTEVGFDDIDAALKRMEGRDVFGKIILRVA, encoded by the coding sequence ATGCGCGCATTGCAACTTATCGAGGACCGCCGTCTTGAGACGGTGGACCTGCCGCCCCCGCCGCCCCCCGCACTCGGCGAAGTCACGCTGCGCATCAAGGCGGTGGCACTGAACCATATCGACGTCTGGGGCTGGCGCGGCATGGCCTTCGCCAAGCGCAAGCTGCCGCTGGTCGTCGGCGCCGAGGCCTCCGGCGAGGTCGAGGCGGTCGGCCCTGGCGTTTCCAGCCTGCTGCCCGGACAATTGGTGTCGATCTATGGCGCGCGCACCTGCGGCCTTTGTCGCGCCTGCCGCGAAGGCCGCGACAATCTGTGCGAACATGTTTCCGGCGTTCACGGTTTCCATCTCGACGGCTTCGCGCAGGAAAAGATCAACCTGCCCGCACGCCTGCTGGTCCCCGCTCCACCCGGCGTGACCGACATTGGCGCCGCGGTGGCGCCCGTTACCTTCGGCACGGTCGAGCACATGCTGTTCGACAACGCCAGGCTTCAGCCGGGTGAAACCATCCTTGTCCATGCCGGCGGCTCCGGCATCGGCTCGGCCGCCATTCAGCTGGCCAAGCGGATGGGTTGCACCATCATCACCACGGTCGGCTCGAACGACAAGATCGACAAGGCCAAGGCGCTCGGCGCCGACCATGTCATCAACTATCGCGACGACCGCTTCGAAGGCGTCGTGCGCAAGCTGACAAAGAAGAAGGGCGTCGACGTCGTGTTCGAGCACGTCGGCGCCGACACCTTTGCCGGCTCGATGCTGTGCCTGAAACGCGGCGGCCGCCTGGTGACCTGCGGCTCGACCTCCGGCGTGTCGACGCAGATCAACCTGATGCAGCTGTTCCAGCAGCAACTGAAGCTGCTCGGATCCTTCGGTTGCCGCATGGAAAACATGGCCAACGCCATGCAGAAAATGGCGGCGGGACAGGTCGCACCGGTCATCGACACCGAGGTCGGATTCGATGATATCGACGCCGCGCTGAAGCGCATGGAAGGCCGCGACGTCTTCGGCAAGATCATCCTGCGCGTCGCCTAG
- a CDS encoding beta-ketoacyl-ACP synthase produces MANLNDHMGRPIVAVTGIGVVTSLGVGKTDNWAALTSGKSGIHPITRFPIDQLNTRISGMVDFLPSSSKGASPLTYELAELAGLEAVTESGLDSSDFGGPLFLASPPVELDWAERFSLYNSDKDKDDTAAERLLRVARSLKELDIFETTQFGSIADRLADRLGTRGLPITLSTACASGATAIQLGVEAIRRGECDRALSIGADGSATAEALIRFSLLSALSTHNDIPEKASKPFSRDRDGFVLAEGSGALVLESLEAALARGATILGVLSGCGEKADDFHRTRSKPDASPAIAAVRAALADAGLGEDEIDYVNAHGTSTPENDKMEHLALSTVFGERISSMPVSSNKSMIGHTLSAAGAVEAAFSLMTMRESVIPPTINYDNPDPAIVLDVVPNKKRNAEVRSVLSNSFGFGGQNTCLVMTREPV; encoded by the coding sequence ATGGCCAATCTGAACGATCACATGGGCAGGCCAATTGTCGCCGTCACCGGCATCGGCGTTGTCACCTCGCTCGGCGTCGGCAAGACCGACAATTGGGCGGCGTTGACCTCCGGCAAGTCGGGCATCCACCCGATCACCCGCTTTCCCATCGATCAACTGAACACCCGCATCTCCGGCATGGTCGATTTCCTGCCGTCGAGTTCGAAAGGTGCCAGCCCGCTCACCTATGAGCTGGCCGAGCTTGCCGGCCTCGAAGCGGTGACCGAATCCGGTCTTGATTCCAGCGACTTCGGCGGACCGCTTTTCCTCGCATCGCCGCCGGTTGAACTCGACTGGGCCGAGCGCTTCTCGCTCTACAATTCCGACAAGGACAAGGACGACACCGCCGCCGAAAGACTGCTTCGGGTGGCGCGTAGCTTGAAAGAGCTGGATATTTTCGAAACCACCCAGTTCGGTTCTATCGCCGACCGCCTTGCCGACCGCCTTGGCACACGCGGTCTGCCGATCACCCTGTCGACGGCCTGCGCTTCGGGTGCCACCGCGATCCAGCTCGGTGTCGAGGCGATCCGACGCGGCGAATGCGACCGTGCGCTATCGATCGGCGCGGACGGTTCTGCCACCGCCGAGGCATTGATTCGCTTCTCATTGCTTTCGGCGCTCTCCACGCACAACGACATTCCCGAAAAGGCATCGAAGCCTTTCTCCAGGGATCGCGACGGCTTCGTATTGGCCGAGGGGTCCGGGGCGCTGGTGTTGGAATCGCTTGAGGCGGCATTGGCTCGCGGCGCGACCATTCTTGGCGTCCTCAGCGGTTGCGGCGAGAAGGCCGACGACTTCCACCGCACCCGCTCGAAGCCGGACGCTTCGCCCGCCATCGCCGCGGTTCGCGCCGCCCTCGCCGATGCCGGCCTGGGTGAAGACGAGATCGACTATGTCAACGCCCACGGCACGTCGACCCCCGAGAACGACAAGATGGAACATCTGGCACTGTCGACCGTATTCGGCGAGCGCATAAGCTCCATGCCGGTGTCGTCGAACAAGTCGATGATCGGCCACACCCTGTCGGCGGCCGGCGCCGTCGAGGCGGCGTTTTCGCTGATGACGATGCGCGAAAGCGTCATTCCGCCGACCATCAACTACGACAATCCCGATCCGGCGATCGTGCTCGACGTGGTGCCCAACAAGAAGCGCAATGCCGAGGTTCGGAGCGTTTTGTCGAACTCCTTCGGCTTCGGCGGCCAGAACACTTGCCTTGTCATGACACGGGAACCGGTCTAA